From Triticum urartu cultivar G1812 chromosome 2, Tu2.1, whole genome shotgun sequence, a single genomic window includes:
- the LOC125535428 gene encoding eukaryotic peptide chain release factor GTP-binding subunit ERF3A: MEHDAPPAPSHHAQDDGAVDDWARDDAEPSDRHAAPAEESPEPADAAAAPAPPAEGVNDIQSSLQSLELKTNAPAHEDVQMVADEEEEEKRHINLVFIGHVDAGKSTAGGQILFLSGQVDDRTIQKYEKEAKDKSRESWYMAYIMDTNEEERLKGKTVEVGRAHFETENTRFTILDAPGHKSYVPNMISGASQADIGVLVISARKGEFETGYERGGQTREHVLLAKTLGVAKLVVVINKMDEPTVQWSKERYDEIEGKMIPFLRSSGYNVKKDVQFLPISGLCGANMKTRMDKSICSWWNGPCLFEILDKIEVPLRDPKGPVRLPIIDKYKDMGTVVMGKLENGTIREGDSLLVMPNKTHVKVTGINLDEKKVRRAGPNENVRVKVSGIEEEDIMAGFVLSSVANPIGAFTEFNAQLQILELLDNAIFTAGYKAVLHIHSVVEECEIVDLIEEIDMKKAKVTDPKKKKTKRKPLFVKNGAVVVCRVQVTNLICIEKFSDFPQLGRFTLRTEGKTIAVGKVVDVPPVGRSTFSA; this comes from the exons ATGGAGCACGACGCGCCGCCCGCCCCCTCGCACCACGCCCAGGACGACGGCGCCGTGGACGACTGGGCGCGCGACGACGCGGAGCCGTCCGATCGGCACGCCGCCCCCGCGGAGGAGAGCCCCGAGCCcgcggacgccgccgccgcccccgcgccacCAGCGGAAG GTGTCAATGACATTCAGTCATCACTTCAGTCGTTGGAGTTGAAGACAAATG CTCCTGCGCATGAGGATGTTCAAATGGTAGCagatgaggaagaggaagaaaagcGCCATATAAATTTGGTTTTCATCGGCCATGTTG ATGCGGGGAAATCGACTGCTGGAGGGCAAATATTGTTCTTGAGTGGTCAGGTTGATGACCGGACCATCCAGAAATATGAAAAAGAAGCAAAGGATAAGAGCCGAGAAAGTTG GTATATGGCTTATATTATGGACACAAATGAGGAAGAGCGACTTAAG GGGAAGACTGTTGAAGTTGGTAGAGCCCACTTTGAGACTGAAAATACAAGATTCACTATCTTAGATGCACCG GGCCATAAAAGTTATGTTCCAAATATGATAAGTGGTGCATCTCAAGCTGACATTGGTGTTCTG GTCATATCTGCTCGGAAAGGTGAATTTGAAACTGGTTATGAAAGAGGAGGCCAGACTCGTGAACATGTACTGCTTGCAAAAACTCTAGGTGTTGCTAAGTTGGTAGTTGTCATCAACAAGATGGATGAACCTACAGTACAATGGTCAAAAGAAAG GTATGATGAAATTGAAGGGAAGATGATTCCTTTTCTCAGATCTTCAGGGTACAATGTTAAGAAAG ATGTCCAGTTCTTGCCTATTTCTGGTCTTTGTGGAGCCAATATGAAGACCAGAATGGATAAAAGCATTTGTAGTTGGTGGAACGGTCCTTGCCTTTTTGAAATTCTGGACAAAATCGAAGTTCCTTTGCGTGATCCCAAAGGGCCAGTAAG GCTGCCAATTATTGATAAATATAAAGATATGGGCACAGTCGTAATGGGAAAATTAGAGAATGGGACTATCAGAGAGGGTGATAGTTTGTTGGTTATGCCAAACAAG ACCCACGTGAAAGTCACTGGTATAAACTTGGATGAGAAGAAAGTACGACGTGCTGGACCCAATGAGAATGTACGTGTCAAAGTGTCTGGAATTGAAGAGGAGGATATCATGGCAGGTTTTGTACTTTCAAGTGTTG CTAATCCTATTGGTGCTTTCACTGAATTTAATGCCCAACTGCAGATTCTAGAGTTGCTTGATAAT GCTATTTTCACTGCTGGTTACAAGGCAGTGTTACACATCCACTCTGTTGTTGAGGAGTGTGAGATTGTTGATCTCATAGAGGAAATTGACATGAAGAAAGCGAAAGTAACTGACCCAAAGAAAAAGAAGACCAAGAGGAAGCCTCTTTTTGTGAAGAATGGTGCAGTTGTAGTTTGCCGCGTCCAG GTGACTAATTTGATATGCATAGAGAAGTTCTCTGATTTCCCTCAGCTTGGAAGGTTTACTCTACGAACTGAAG GCAAGACAATAGCTGTAGGCAAGGTTGTTGATGTTCCTCCAGTTGGCAGGTCAACGTTTTCAGCTTAA